From Xiphophorus hellerii strain 12219 chromosome 20, Xiphophorus_hellerii-4.1, whole genome shotgun sequence, the proteins below share one genomic window:
- the LOC116709757 gene encoding cytochrome c oxidase subunit 6C-1-like, which produces MSLPKPVMRGLLAKRLRFHLPIAFGVAITTALMYKFGVTEPRKKAYANFYKHYDAVKEFNAMREAGIFESVRPAGK; this is translated from the exons ATGTCGCTGCCAAAGCCGGTAATGAGGGGCTTGTTGGCGAAGCGCCTCAGGTTCCATCTGCCCATCGCGTTTGGAGTTGCAATAACAACAGCTCTAATGTACAAG TTTGGAGTGACTGAACCCAGAAAGAAGGCATATGCTAATTTCTACAAGCATTATGATGCTGTCAAAGAGTTCAACGCCATGAGAGAAGCAGGGATCTTTGAGAGTGTGCGTCCTGCTGGAAAGTAA